The Setaria viridis chromosome 6, Setaria_viridis_v4.0, whole genome shotgun sequence genome contains a region encoding:
- the LOC117861009 gene encoding protein PHR1-LIKE 2, which produces MFPGLIHHAGRGGRPDAAGAEDSPRGGGLGLHGHGGGPSVVLTADPKPRLRWTADLHDRFVDAVSQLGGPDKATPKAIMRTMGVKGLTLFHLKSHLQKYRLGRQSGKELTEQSKDASYLMEAQSGTNSSPRGSTPDVKESQELKEALRAQMEVQRRLHEQVEVQKHMQIRMEANQKYIDAILDKAFKIVSEQLSGISISDRDLPDLASAGVMFSPADPLSPSVFHQLSVSAVSLLSPGGGKALPHVAIDISQKPPELKRKSR; this is translated from the exons ATGTTCCCCGGCCTGATCCAccacgccggccgcggcggccgccccgacgccgcgggcgccgaggattcgccgcgcggcggcgggctggggcTGCACGGGCACGGCGGTGGGCCCAGCGTGGTGCTGACGGCCGACCCCAAGCCCAGGCTCCGCTGGACGGCCGACCTCCACGACCGTTTCGTCGACGCCGTCTCCCAGCTCGGCGGGCCCGACA AAGCAACACCAAAAGCTATCATGAGGACAATGGGTGTGAAGGGCCTCACCCTTTTTCACTTGAAAAGCCATCTTCAG AAATACAGACTGGGAAGACAGTCCGGCAAAGAGTTGACAGAGCAATCCAAAGATG CTTCCTACCTTATGGAAGCTCAGAGTGGAACAAATTCGTCTCCTAGAGGTTCTACTCCAGATGTGAAAGA GAGTCAAGAACTTAAAGAAGCACTGAGAGCACAAATGGAAGTGCAACGAAGATTGCATGAGCAAGTGGAG GTCCAGAAGCATATGCAGATCCGAATGGAGGCGAACCAGAAGTACATCGACGCAATACTAGATAAGGCATTCAAGATAGTATCTGAGCAACTGAGTGGCATCAGCATATCTGACCGAGACCTGCCGGATCTGGCCTCTGCTGGGGTTATGTTTAGCCCTGCAGATCCCTTGAGCCCATCAGTCTTCCACCAGCTCTCTGTCAGCGCGGTTAGCCTGCTCAGCCCTGGAGGAGGCAAAGCCCTTCCGCATGTTGCCATCGACATCTCCCAGAAGCCACCAGAACTGAAGCGCAAGTCACGCTGA